In one window of Flavobacterium ginsengisoli DNA:
- a CDS encoding TetR/AcrR family transcriptional regulator gives MSKATNTRLTILHKAFELIYTKGYQTTSIDEIIATTQVTKGAFYYHFKTKDEMGVAIIEEILKPTMQEYFIKPTEVSQNPIEDFYNMISYLLLEDPFLQVKYGCPVGNLTQEMTPWNTKFSEALAELVDLWKATIINSIEKGKESGLIRKDVVGEQVAFFILSGYWGIRNFGKLQNDSSPYMVYLKGLKGYLNGLKEN, from the coding sequence ATGTCAAAAGCGACAAATACACGACTTACAATTCTACATAAAGCATTTGAATTGATTTATACCAAAGGGTATCAGACCACTAGTATTGATGAAATTATTGCGACAACTCAAGTAACAAAAGGGGCTTTCTACTACCATTTTAAAACCAAGGACGAAATGGGAGTTGCAATTATTGAAGAAATTCTGAAGCCAACTATGCAGGAGTACTTTATAAAACCAACTGAAGTTTCGCAAAATCCAATTGAAGATTTTTATAATATGATTTCGTATTTGTTGCTCGAAGATCCTTTTCTGCAAGTAAAGTATGGCTGTCCTGTCGGAAATCTTACCCAGGAAATGACACCATGGAATACTAAATTCAGTGAGGCTTTAGCTGAATTGGTTGATTTGTGGAAGGCAACCATTATCAATTCAATTGAAAAAGGAAAAGAATCAGGTTTGATTCGTAAAGATGTTGTTGGCGAACAAGTAGCATTTTTTATCTTATCTGGTTACTGGGGAATACGAAATTTCGGAAAACTTCAGAACGATAGTTCTCCATATATGGTTTATTTAAAAGGACTTAAAGGTTATTTAAATGGGTTGAAAGAAAATTAA